The window GCCTACTTGTTTTAGATTTAATCGATCATCTTGTTCAGAATGAAGTAGTTTGGCTGCATTGTGCCAAGAATATGCGTGTGAGTAGCTTGATGTATCTCTATCGTCAATTTTATATGAATATTGATCTACCGACCGCGCAAGCGCTGTTACATGAAATCTGGGAACCTAATGAAACATGGACGGGTCTCATTCACAGTATTGCTCTACAACTCCAAGGTCGTAAAGCAACACAAGAGCTCCAACAATCCATGATCAATGCAGATCATTTTGCCTGATGTGAAAGCAGTACAATTGCACTCGCCAAAATACCTTCCTGACGACCAGTAAAACCTAGTTTTTCAGTGGTCGTCGCTTTAATACTAATCTGCGTAATATCCACATCTAATACATCAGCGATACTTTGGCGCATTTCTAAATTATGCGGTGCTAATTTCGGTCGTTCGCACGCAACTGTGATATCTGCATTATTTAAATGATAACCCCTATCTAAAATCAATTGATAAACATGTTTCAGTAAAACACGGCTATCTACCCCTTTATATTCAGGATCAGTATCTGGGAAATGCTGACCGATATCCCCTAAGGCAAGTGCCCCTAACAAAGCATCACACAGTGCATGTAGAATTACATCACCATCAGAATGTGCCTTCAAACCATGTGTATGCGGTATTTTAATGCCTGCCAAAGTAACAAACTGCCCGTCGTCAAAAGCATGTACATCAATGCCTTGACCAATTCGAATCTGAGCAACCATATGATTTTCCTTTTAGAATATACTGAACTGATCTTGAATTCAGGCTTTCTATTTCGCTATAGTACATTGAGCAAATTAGACTGAAAGTATAAGTGATTATGCTGTTGAACACTGTAAGAAATCAATTAAAGAAAACGGGCTGTGTTATCACATTGAGTTGTTTATGCTCAACATTTGCATTTGCTAAAGCAATCGATTGCTCAAATCATCATGCGGAACTTCAAAGGATATGTTCTAAACAATATGAAGAACAAAGATTTAAACTAAATGATAAGTTTTTAACAGCTTATTTAGTAACAGATGCACCTGTGCAACTTTTACATGCAACCCAAGAAATGTGGTTGCGTCAGCTACAACAATGCAAATCTAAAACGTGTTACTTACAACAGTTTGATGCTCGCATAGATGACTTGAACTTTTATACATCAATTAATCAAACACTTACGCAGCACTATCTAAAATATGAACACGGCGATCTAGCTAAGCAACCTGTGCACATCCAAATTCACCAACTCGATAAAGACCGCCTCAAAATCGAAGGAACTGCCTATCGCAGCCCAAACAATCGACTAGAAACACAAACGATGTCTTTACTGGCGTATAGTACATCTGATCAAAAGAACCAGATCATCGACAACGAGAAAAAATGCCAGTATCAATTTGACTTTCAACGTGCCCTATTAGTGGTCAGATCAGAACAAAAAGGTTGCGAACGCTTTACAGGTATTTATCGTTTATATGATTGAGCAAACCAAAAGCCGATGTTTAAACATCGGCTTTTTTTTTGAATTTTAGTTTGGAAACTTCTGTGAAATCTCTTCACTAATCAATACTGCTGTAGCAGCCGATAACGTCCATCCTAAATGACCATGCCCAGTATTATAGAATACGCGCGGCTGCTTTCCTTGTTTTACGACAGGCAACATATTCGGCATCATTGGACGCAAACCAGCCCAAGGCACAACATGTTCCGTTGAGATATCAAAGTTTTGATTTACCCAATTGATTAAAGGCTGAATCCGATCTGCACGAATATCACGATTATAGCCATTAAACTCAGCTGTCCCTGCGACGCGGAATCGATCTGCGCCTAATCGCGAGGTGACGATTTTGGCACTCTCATCCAACAAACTTACCCAAGGTGCATTTTTGACACTTTGCTCATCTTTAAGTTGAACCGTGATCGAATAGCCTTTCACAGGATAGACATTAACACTATCACCTAGTAGATCCGCCAATTGATAACTTCCCACGCCACCACACACCAATACGAGATCAGCTTCAATTTTAGTGTGGACATCCGATTCTGGATGCATATTTTCTGAACTGTTTTTACATTGAATAAGGACTTTGTCATGCAAACATTTGACATCCACAACATCCAAACCAAAGCGATATTTAACTCCATATTCTTGTGTTTTTTCTGCCAAACCCACTGAATACTTGTGAATATCTCCCGTTGCATCTCCAGCTGTGTAATATCCACCATAATAATCACCTGTCAAATTCGGCTCAATTGCCTTCATTTCCTCAGGTGTAATCGCATTCCGCTCTAACTTTCCTTCAACCAATACATCGTTGACCTTTTTCGCGATTTCAAAATCTTCTTTGGTATGATACATGTGCAGAATGCCACGTTTTTCCAAATCAAAAGAAATATTTTCTTTTTCTGCAATTTCAAATAAACGCTGTCTTGCCAATAAAGCTAGGCGTACGGTTTCAATGGTATTGGCTTTATAATCTTTGATATGAGTTAAAAACTCAATTAACCAACGATATTTGTGCAGACTGAATGATGGATTGAGCAATAATGGTGCATCTTTCTTGCTCATCCATTTGATACCCTTGAGCACCGTTGCCTTTTGATTCCAAACTTCAGCATTACACGCAGATAATTGCCCACCATTGGCGAAAGAGGTTTCCATTGCTGGAAATAGATGACGATCAATGACAGTGACTTGATAACCTAGCTTAATTAGTTCATAAGCAGACGTTACACCTGTAATCCCCGCACCAATGACAACAACATGTGGCATAGCAAACTCCTAGAAATGCAGAACATTCCTTAATGCATAAGCCCCATCTGTCATGGTACCTGAGAGTTTCGGCAGATGATTACCAATTAATCATTAAGCCTTCCCCTTCGGTGAGTGTATATCGTAGATCAGATTTTATAAATTTCTACAAATTGAGCACTGCTCTCCAGATTGTATGTCTATTATTACAGTCCTTCTGCCTGAGAGTTTCCGGGGTCGTTGCTCCTTCGGCGAGTTCAATGAAGAACCTCTCTCCCGCAATAATATTTATATCCCTTCTAAGCAATATATATGCCGTTTAAAAAAAAATCTATAAGAAAATCTTGTAAAAGTTTGTAGGTCAAATAGTAACGTCTAAATCAAACACAAAAAAGCAGACCAGTGGTCTGCTTTTAAAAGTTAAAACTTCGCTTGCAAAATTTGTTCAGAAAATTGTCCCTTCCAAAGCTCACGTAACGTTGGCAGATAAAATTTTTCACCAATCATCACTAGCTCTGCATCAATCAATGTATGGATCTCATGCATCAGAATATAATCCAAAGCAATCAAAGATAACTGTGGCTGTGTTTGGGCGATATGTTTACGTCGAACTTGTGCTTTTTTAACTAGTTCATTGGCAAAATTCTTATCTTTATATGTCGTAATCGCGCTTAAACGCAATTCGATAATCCCCCAACCCTCTAGTAGTTTTTTAAAAACCTCAAAATCTTTAGATGTTGCTTCCCAAGTTACATTTTCTAAATTATTGTCATCAGGCAAGACGGGTAACAATAAATCAGCTGTGCTTGGAAAAATTTTCTTTAAATTCAATAAAAACTTAACAGGATTTTCATGTGATAGACCAGAATATTGAATGTGGGTTTGGGTATCTGTTAAGAAAATATTAAGCATAATAAAACGTTGGTCTAGTCAATCAAACAGATATTGTACGCAGTTCACTTTATAAAAACCACTGATAAAAATAGCCTTTCCTCATGAGAAAAGACTACTTTGCACCACGAGATACTATTTACTATTTGGCGACACCATATTTTCTGGTTTCACCACTTCATCAAATTGTGCCTCAGTGACTAAACCAAGTTCAACCGCGACCTGTTTTAAGGTTTTATTTTCTTTATAAGCTGTTTTCGCGACTTTTGCTGAATTCTCGTAACCAATAACAGGGTTTAAAGCGGTTACCAACATTAAAGAGTTATGAAGGAAATAATCTATCTTCTCTCGATTTGGCTCAATACCAATTGCACAATGATCATTAAAACTATTACAAGCATCACCAAGCAGCTGAATAGATTGCAATAAGTTATACGCAATGACGGGCATAAACACATTTAACTCAAAATTGCCTGATGCTCCCGCCACATTGATTGTTGTATCATTCCCTAAGACCTGAGCCACAACCATCGTCATTGCTTCGCTTTGAGTTGGATTGACTTTTCCAGGCATGATACTTGAACCAGGTTCATTTTCTGGTATGCGAATCTCGCCAAATCCGCAGCGTGGGCCACTCGCTAGCCAGCGAATATCATTGGCAATTTTATTTAAACTTGCAGCTAATGTTTTCAAGGCGCCCGAAGCAAATACCGCAGCATCACGCCCAGCCAAAGCTTCAAACTTATTTGGTGCAGTCACAAATGGCAAGCCAGTTAATTCAGCTAATTGCGCTGCTGCTTTGACTGCATAATCTGGATGTGCGTTCAAGCCAGTGCCTACAGCTGTACCGCCTAGAGGAAGTTCATATAAACCCGCAAGTGCTTGATGCAAACGCTTTAAGCCATGCTCTAATTGAGAAACATAGCC is drawn from Acinetobacter suaedae and contains these coding sequences:
- a CDS encoding protein tyrosine phosphatase family protein, which codes for MTSLEQTLTQIPSFSLVHEHLFTSAQPSTEELQLIKEYGCSTVINLATSKSENHLVKQDQICLDLGLNYIHIPIDWDVPCSEQCLLVLDLIDHLVQNEVVWLHCAKNMRVSSLMYLYRQFYMNIDLPTAQALLHEIWEPNETWTGLIHSIALQLQGRKATQELQQSMINADHFA
- the ispF gene encoding 2-C-methyl-D-erythritol 2,4-cyclodiphosphate synthase; amino-acid sequence: MVAQIRIGQGIDVHAFDDGQFVTLAGIKIPHTHGLKAHSDGDVILHALCDALLGALALGDIGQHFPDTDPEYKGVDSRVLLKHVYQLILDRGYHLNNADITVACERPKLAPHNLEMRQSIADVLDVDITQISIKATTTEKLGFTGRQEGILASAIVLLSHQAK
- a CDS encoding A1S_1983 family putative colistin resistance protein; this translates as MLLNTVRNQLKKTGCVITLSCLCSTFAFAKAIDCSNHHAELQRICSKQYEEQRFKLNDKFLTAYLVTDAPVQLLHATQEMWLRQLQQCKSKTCYLQQFDARIDDLNFYTSINQTLTQHYLKYEHGDLAKQPVHIQIHQLDKDRLKIEGTAYRSPNNRLETQTMSLLAYSTSDQKNQIIDNEKKCQYQFDFQRALLVVRSEQKGCERFTGIYRLYD
- a CDS encoding D-amino acid dehydrogenase, with translation MPHVVVIGAGITGVTSAYELIKLGYQVTVIDRHLFPAMETSFANGGQLSACNAEVWNQKATVLKGIKWMSKKDAPLLLNPSFSLHKYRWLIEFLTHIKDYKANTIETVRLALLARQRLFEIAEKENISFDLEKRGILHMYHTKEDFEIAKKVNDVLVEGKLERNAITPEEMKAIEPNLTGDYYGGYYTAGDATGDIHKYSVGLAEKTQEYGVKYRFGLDVVDVKCLHDKVLIQCKNSSENMHPESDVHTKIEADLVLVCGGVGSYQLADLLGDSVNVYPVKGYSITVQLKDEQSVKNAPWVSLLDESAKIVTSRLGADRFRVAGTAEFNGYNRDIRADRIQPLINWVNQNFDISTEHVVPWAGLRPMMPNMLPVVKQGKQPRVFYNTGHGHLGWTLSAATAVLISEEISQKFPN
- the fumC gene encoding class II fumarate hydratase; translated protein: MQMRIEHDTMGEIEVPNEALWGAQTQRSLQNFKIGQERLPRAMIRAMGLVKKAAAITNAELKQLPEDLSQYIVDAAEEVIAGQWDAQFPLVVWQTGSGTQSNMNCNEVIANIANQKLGQTLGAQKPVHPNDHVNRAQSTNDSFPTAIHVAASLQINELLIPAVEQLKQTLQRKSEEFNDIVKIGRTHLQDATPLTLGQEFSGYVSQLEHGLKRLHQALAGLYELPLGGTAVGTGLNAHPDYAVKAAAQLAELTGLPFVTAPNKFEALAGRDAAVFASGALKTLAASLNKIANDIRWLASGPRCGFGEIRIPENEPGSSIMPGKVNPTQSEAMTMVVAQVLGNDTTINVAGASGNFELNVFMPVIAYNLLQSIQLLGDACNSFNDHCAIGIEPNREKIDYFLHNSLMLVTALNPVIGYENSAKVAKTAYKENKTLKQVAVELGLVTEAQFDEVVKPENMVSPNSK